The Pseudogulbenkiania sp. MAI-1 sequence CAATCCGGGCGAGGAATACCGCACCTACTTTGCCGCCGGCCTCGACGGCGTGTTCTCCGACTTCACCGACACTGCCGTTGCGGCGCGTGCACAGATGCAGGCTCGTTGAGCGGCCTGATGTGAGGCTGGCCTCGGCCACAGGGGCCACTGGCCCCGAGCCCGACGACCCCCGCCACTTCGCAAGGAGGGCGGGGGTTTTGTTCGTTCAACGGGATGGCGAGCCGGGCATCAAGGTTTGACCATCACCTTGATGCTGCTGCTCATCGCCTCGCCGTACGATTGGTGCGCGCCGTTGGCGAACTGCAGCGTCAGCGTGTGCTCGCCCGGCGGCAGCGTCAGCTCGGTTTCGGTCTGTCCCTTGCCGAAATGGCGATGGCTGTCGTCGGTCGGCACCACTTCGCCCTGGGGAGTGGCGGAGCCGTCGATGATCAGGTGATGGTGGCCTGTGTCGGGCTTCGTGTCGCCGGCCGGGGCGATCGCCATGCCTTCCAGGCCGAAGCGAACCTTGAACGGGCTCTTTACCGTGGCGCCGTCTTGCGGCTCGACGAAATAGACGCGCCCGGCGGCTTGCGCCGCCCCGGCAGCGAGCAGCGCGCCCAGGCATAGGGCCGAGAGGATGTTCTTCATCACGGTGGGTTTGCTCCAGCAAGGGTGGAGCTTCGTTTTATGCAATTTCGTTGCGGCTATCAACGTCGTTGTACCTGATTTTGCCGGGGCGCCGTCCGAGAGAACGGTGCCGCAGGAGGGGGAACTCTGCCGATGGCGGTGTTTCGACAGGGGCCCCGAGAGGGCAGGCGGCTTGGATACCGGGAACCGTGCTACGGCCCTCGGCATCACCCGGCATGT is a genomic window containing:
- a CDS encoding DUF4399 domain-containing protein, translating into MKNILSALCLGALLAAGAAQAAGRVYFVEPQDGATVKSPFKVRFGLEGMAIAPAGDTKPDTGHHHLIIDGSATPQGEVVPTDDSHRHFGKGQTETELTLPPGEHTLTLQFANGAHQSYGEAMSSSIKVMVKP